The following proteins are co-located in the Gemmatimonadaceae bacterium genome:
- a CDS encoding ATP-dependent Clp protease ATP-binding subunit, whose amino-acid sequence MNGYNFTERVRKVLAMAREEAERLRHEYVGTEHILLGLIREGEGVAAAVLQNLSVDLDEIQQKIEDTVKKGKAAAATGPDLPYTSRAKKVLELAMAEARDLTHNYVGTEHLLLGLLREEKGIAAQVLTDAGINLDAARTETLRLLGTDMPSGGNPAGAPASASATAPAAKGDKKSKTPALDHFCRDLTQLAAEAQLDPTIGRAKEIERVMEILTRRKKNNPVLIGEPGVGKTAIVEGLAQLIANGECPDSLREHRVLSLDMAAVIAGTKYRGQFEERLKAVMNEIAQNKNIILFIDELHTLVGAGAAEGAIDASNMLKPALARGELQCVGASTLNEYRKYIEKDGALERRFQTVIVEPPSVDETVEILKGLRVKYEDHHKVTIPDTTLVAAAKMSERYITDRFLPDKAIDVIDEAGARARLATQAPPPEVTALKALLDGVNTEKEAAVRDQNFERAASLRDRERELQGDIRRKQEEWEQHRQSHRPVLGEEEVSFIVSRWTGIPVMRLQEAETARLLRMEEELHASVVAQEEAIKALARSIRRSRAGLKDPDRPIGSFIFSGPTGVGKTELARALAKFLFADPSALIRVDMSEYMEKFSVSRLIGAPPGYVGYEDSGTLTKAVRRKPYSVVLLDEIEKAHPDVFNILLQVLDEGHLTDNYGRVIDFKNTVVIMTSNVGARDITKGRAMGFAASDGRNSFERIAEKVKEEMTHVFNPEFLNRLDDVIVFHPLSEEHIGQIVGILLKAVQKRLVDEELTLRLTPPASTFLVKHGYDEKFGARPLKRAIQRYIEDPLSEKILLGEFAKGDEIEVDVAPDGDKLEFRVLTSTTNA is encoded by the coding sequence ATGAATGGCTACAACTTCACGGAGCGCGTTCGTAAGGTTCTCGCGATGGCGCGGGAAGAAGCAGAACGGCTCCGTCATGAATACGTGGGAACCGAGCACATCCTGCTTGGCCTGATCAGGGAAGGTGAAGGGGTGGCTGCGGCCGTCCTCCAAAATCTCAGCGTCGACCTCGACGAGATTCAGCAGAAAATCGAAGACACGGTGAAGAAAGGAAAAGCCGCTGCGGCCACCGGACCCGATCTGCCCTATACGTCGCGAGCAAAGAAAGTGCTCGAGCTGGCGATGGCAGAGGCTCGCGATCTGACACACAACTATGTCGGCACCGAGCATCTCTTGCTGGGCCTGCTGCGCGAAGAGAAGGGGATTGCCGCCCAGGTGTTGACGGATGCGGGCATCAACCTCGACGCCGCCCGTACCGAGACACTTCGTCTGTTGGGCACCGACATGCCATCCGGCGGCAACCCCGCTGGGGCACCGGCATCGGCGTCAGCGACCGCGCCTGCCGCGAAAGGCGACAAGAAATCCAAGACACCTGCGCTCGATCACTTCTGCCGCGATCTGACCCAGCTCGCGGCAGAAGCTCAGCTCGATCCGACAATCGGGCGGGCCAAGGAGATCGAGCGAGTGATGGAAATTCTCACACGACGCAAGAAGAACAACCCGGTGCTGATCGGCGAGCCGGGTGTCGGCAAGACTGCGATTGTGGAGGGCCTGGCGCAGCTCATCGCGAATGGCGAATGCCCGGACAGTCTGCGCGAACACCGCGTGCTGTCACTCGACATGGCGGCTGTCATCGCCGGCACGAAGTATCGGGGCCAGTTCGAGGAGCGTCTGAAAGCGGTCATGAATGAGATTGCGCAGAACAAGAACATCATTCTGTTCATCGATGAATTGCATACGCTTGTCGGCGCGGGTGCCGCCGAAGGCGCGATCGATGCGAGCAACATGCTCAAGCCCGCGCTTGCACGTGGCGAGCTGCAATGTGTAGGAGCGTCGACACTCAACGAATACCGCAAATACATCGAAAAAGACGGGGCACTCGAGCGCCGGTTCCAGACTGTCATCGTGGAGCCGCCTTCGGTCGACGAGACAGTCGAGATTCTCAAGGGTCTGAGAGTCAAGTACGAAGATCATCACAAGGTCACGATCCCTGACACCACGCTGGTGGCCGCTGCAAAAATGTCGGAGCGCTACATCACCGACCGTTTTCTGCCGGACAAGGCAATTGACGTGATCGACGAAGCTGGTGCGCGTGCGCGCCTTGCCACACAGGCACCTCCTCCGGAAGTGACGGCGCTGAAAGCGTTGCTCGACGGTGTGAACACCGAGAAGGAAGCTGCGGTTCGCGATCAGAATTTCGAGCGCGCGGCATCGCTGCGCGATCGCGAACGCGAACTGCAGGGAGATATCCGCCGCAAGCAGGAAGAATGGGAACAGCACCGCCAGTCGCATCGTCCAGTGCTCGGTGAGGAAGAGGTTTCCTTTATTGTCAGCCGGTGGACCGGGATTCCGGTAATGAGACTTCAGGAAGCGGAGACTGCGCGGCTGCTGCGGATGGAAGAAGAACTGCATGCCTCGGTTGTCGCACAGGAAGAGGCAATCAAGGCGCTGGCTCGGTCGATTCGTCGCAGCAGGGCTGGGCTGAAAGACCCCGACCGGCCGATTGGCTCGTTCATCTTCTCGGGGCCGACCGGTGTCGGCAAGACAGAGCTGGCGCGGGCGTTGGCAAAGTTTCTGTTCGCCGACCCGTCTGCCTTGATCCGCGTCGACATGAGCGAGTACATGGAAAAGTTTTCGGTTTCTCGTCTCATCGGCGCTCCTCCGGGATATGTCGGTTATGAGGATTCGGGGACGCTGACCAAAGCGGTGCGTCGCAAGCCCTACAGCGTCGTCCTGCTCGATGAAATCGAGAAAGCACATCCCGATGTTTTCAACATCCTGCTTCAGGTTCTGGACGAAGGGCATCTAACGGACAACTACGGCCGTGTCATTGATTTCAAGAACACGGTCGTGATCATGACTTCGAACGTCGGCGCGCGCGACATTACAAAGGGGCGCGCAATGGGTTTCGCGGCTTCGGACGGGCGAAACAGTTTCGAGCGCATTGCAGAGAAAGTGAAGGAAGAGATGACGCACGTGTTCAACCCTGAATTCCTCAACAGGCTGGACGATGTCATCGTGTTTCATCCGCTCTCCGAAGAGCACATTGGTCAGATTGTAGGCATTCTTCTCAAGGCCGTTCAGAAACGGCTCGTGGACGAGGAGTTGACGTTGCGACTCACGCCGCCAGCATCGACGTTCCTCGTCAAGCACGGGTACGATGAGAAGTTCGGTGCCCGGCCGCTGAAGCGGGCTATTCAGCGGTATATCGAGGACCCGCTGTCGGAGAAGATTCTCCTGGGCGAGTTCGCGAAGGGTGACGAGATCGAAGTAGATGTCGCGCCCGATGGCGACAAACTCGAGTTTCGGGTTCTTACGAGCACGACGAACGCCTAG
- a CDS encoding protein arginine kinase: MLDLSLLPDGGVGWLDASGESADIVISTRVRLARNLEGYAFAGRARDGERLRVLAQVGQAMGEIRQLRHGVLLRVDELPPDDRLLLHERHLVSRELAGLDPQRPVRSGAAVHLTRGTSIMINEEDHLRLQSIQSGLHIADAFAAIQALDTEMGERVPYAFHREFGFLTACPTNVGTGLRASVLIHLPGLVLTKEIGKVLAGLQQVGLTYRGLYGEGSEVVGNFFQISNQTTLGRSEGELLDYLTRVVTHVIEREEESRRVLLRDAGYIIEDKLWRAYGTLRYARSLTFDELMSYLSSVRLAVGLKLITDLSVYTLNKLLIFSQSAHLAHAEGRELTASEADLARARFVRGILASDTGFTR, encoded by the coding sequence ATGCTGGACCTTTCACTGCTGCCGGATGGAGGCGTTGGCTGGCTCGACGCATCGGGCGAAAGTGCAGACATCGTCATCTCGACCCGGGTTCGCCTTGCGCGAAACCTCGAGGGCTATGCGTTCGCGGGTCGTGCGCGAGACGGTGAGAGACTGCGTGTACTGGCGCAAGTGGGGCAGGCGATGGGAGAAATTCGCCAGTTGCGCCACGGTGTGCTGCTCCGTGTCGACGAGCTTCCGCCTGATGACCGGCTGCTTCTTCATGAACGCCATCTCGTGAGCCGGGAGCTCGCCGGCCTCGATCCGCAGCGCCCTGTGCGAAGTGGTGCCGCCGTGCATCTCACGCGCGGGACGAGCATTATGATCAACGAGGAGGATCATTTGCGCCTCCAGTCCATCCAGTCCGGGCTTCACATTGCCGATGCGTTCGCGGCTATCCAGGCTCTCGACACTGAAATGGGTGAGCGGGTGCCGTATGCGTTTCACCGGGAATTTGGATTTCTCACCGCGTGCCCGACAAATGTTGGAACCGGGCTGAGAGCTTCCGTGCTGATTCATCTGCCCGGACTCGTGCTTACCAAGGAGATCGGGAAAGTTCTCGCTGGACTTCAGCAGGTCGGGCTCACTTATCGCGGGCTTTATGGCGAGGGTAGCGAGGTTGTAGGAAATTTCTTTCAAATTTCCAATCAGACTACCCTTGGCCGAAGCGAGGGAGAGCTGCTGGATTACCTCACCAGAGTCGTCACGCATGTGATCGAGCGAGAGGAGGAATCGAGGCGGGTGCTGTTGCGGGACGCGGGTTATATTATCGAAGACAAGCTCTGGCGAGCGTACGGGACCTTGCGTTATGCGCGCAGTCTCACGTTCGATGAGTTGATGAGTTATCTCAGCAGTGTTCGACTTGCAGTCGGCCTGAAACTGATCACCGATCTGAGTGTATATACCCTCAACAAGCTCCTGATCTTCAGTCAATCCGCGCACCTGGCACACGCCGAAGGACGCGAGTTGACCGCGAGCGAAGCTGATCTTGCCCGTGCGCGATTCGTGCGGGGCATTCTGGCAAGTGACACGGGGTTTACACGATGA
- a CDS encoding UvrB/UvrC motif-containing protein — protein MQLTEIEGTGVRLLHLCERCAAERGVETATASAKPQVADFLQSVHQQMQATQGDAARCAFCSSTFRDFRSTGRLGCAHCYDAFEKSMRDLLRRVHGNARHNGRSYEPPATNKLPDGGTANELKDRLRRAIDSEQFELAADIRDRLRGLG, from the coding sequence GTGCAACTGACGGAAATCGAGGGAACAGGTGTTCGCCTGTTGCACCTCTGCGAGCGTTGCGCGGCTGAACGAGGCGTGGAAACCGCGACGGCGAGCGCGAAGCCGCAGGTTGCTGACTTTCTCCAGAGCGTGCATCAGCAGATGCAGGCAACCCAGGGTGACGCAGCGCGCTGTGCGTTCTGTTCCTCCACTTTTCGCGACTTCCGGTCGACAGGCCGCCTTGGATGTGCACACTGCTACGATGCTTTCGAGAAAAGCATGCGCGATCTCCTTCGGCGGGTGCATGGTAACGCGCGGCACAACGGCAGAAGCTACGAGCCACCGGCGACCAACAAGCTGCCCGACGGTGGCACGGCTAACGAGTTGAAGGACAGATTGCGACGGGCTATAGATTCGGAGCAGTTCGAGCTTGCAGCCGATATCAGGGACCGCCTTCGCGGGCTCGGTTGA
- a CDS encoding ABC transporter ATP-binding protein → MIILEAHDLHKTYTGGDGVAISVLSGVDLSVNPGEMVAIVGASGAGKSTLLHVLGALDRPSRGYVVIGGEPVNGLSELQLAELRNRSVGFVFQFHHLLREFTALENVMMPLRIAGKDIRAARSRAEELLARVGLSGRMHHRPSELSGGEQQRTAVARSLATDPRVVLADEPSGNLDLANGEMLHDLLLEVVNDLEIAMIVVTHNRALAARASRVLLLEAGKLSETQVDGVIV, encoded by the coding sequence ATGATCATTCTGGAAGCGCACGATCTTCACAAGACATATACCGGCGGCGACGGCGTTGCGATCAGTGTGCTGAGCGGCGTCGACCTTAGTGTCAATCCGGGCGAGATGGTGGCGATAGTCGGAGCGAGCGGGGCGGGCAAGAGCACATTGCTTCATGTGCTCGGTGCGCTCGACAGGCCGTCGCGCGGGTACGTGGTCATCGGCGGGGAGCCTGTCAATGGCCTCAGCGAATTGCAACTTGCGGAGCTCCGGAACCGGTCGGTGGGATTTGTGTTTCAGTTCCATCATTTGCTTCGCGAATTCACGGCGCTCGAGAATGTGATGATGCCCCTCCGCATCGCCGGTAAGGATATACGAGCCGCGCGCAGCCGTGCCGAAGAACTGCTCGCACGGGTGGGGCTCAGCGGCAGGATGCATCACCGGCCATCGGAACTTTCCGGGGGCGAGCAGCAGCGAACGGCGGTGGCCAGATCGCTGGCAACCGATCCACGCGTCGTGCTTGCGGACGAGCCGTCGGGAAATCTCGATCTCGCGAACGGCGAGATGCTGCACGATCTTCTCCTGGAAGTTGTAAATGACCTCGAGATTGCGATGATCGTCGTGACTCATAACAGGGCGCTTGCTGCGCGTGCCAGCCGCGTCCTGTTGCTGGAGGCAGGAAAGCTGTCGGAAACTCAGGTGGACGGTGTGATAGTTTGA
- a CDS encoding ABC transporter permease has translation MNKLELSIAWRYLRSRRGSSLLSLISVIAIGGVLVGVSALILIMGVMNGLQRDLREKILVGSPDIRVLSYGDDLKITDWQQILGRVKQQKGVVSAAPFVLVEGGMNAGHDYAGAAYVQGIPPGGRDAVEVTSIRRHATSGDFRFASSDGKGNGIVLGKLLAARFNAWPGDKINLISIAGVKANAVTGGFVPRVFQFEVTGIVETGMYEYDNAYVFIALDKAQDFAALGTGVTGIEVKTTDRWEANKIAERITSALGWPYRTMDWQEQNKSLFQALKLEKMGMGVILLLIVIVAAFNIVSTLTMVVTDKTREIGILKAMGLPSRSIRRVFLAQGIVIGGVGTLLGLIIGLSGAIALEKYKIIPLDPAIYFIDHLPVAIQSVDVAWIVLASVLTAAAATLYPAIQASRLYPIDAIRHE, from the coding sequence GTGAACAAACTCGAGTTATCGATTGCCTGGCGCTACCTGCGGAGCCGCCGCGGCTCGAGCCTGCTTTCGCTGATCAGTGTGATCGCGATCGGAGGAGTGCTGGTAGGTGTGAGTGCCCTGATTCTGATCATGGGCGTCATGAACGGCCTCCAGCGCGACTTGCGCGAGAAGATCCTGGTCGGAAGCCCGGATATCCGTGTGCTCAGCTATGGCGATGATCTCAAGATTACAGACTGGCAGCAGATCCTCGGCAGGGTGAAGCAGCAGAAGGGCGTTGTCTCCGCGGCACCGTTCGTACTCGTTGAGGGCGGAATGAACGCCGGGCATGACTATGCTGGCGCCGCGTACGTTCAGGGCATCCCACCCGGGGGGCGCGACGCCGTTGAGGTCACGAGCATTCGTCGGCACGCCACCTCGGGCGACTTCAGGTTTGCCAGCAGCGATGGGAAAGGCAACGGGATCGTCCTTGGCAAGCTTCTGGCGGCACGCTTCAACGCCTGGCCGGGTGACAAGATCAACCTGATATCGATCGCCGGCGTCAAGGCCAACGCGGTGACCGGCGGCTTTGTGCCGCGAGTGTTCCAGTTCGAAGTCACGGGGATCGTCGAAACCGGAATGTATGAGTACGACAATGCATACGTATTCATCGCGCTCGACAAGGCGCAGGATTTCGCTGCCCTCGGTACAGGGGTCACGGGAATCGAAGTCAAGACCACGGATCGCTGGGAAGCCAACAAGATCGCCGAGCGCATCACAAGCGCGCTTGGCTGGCCGTATCGGACGATGGACTGGCAGGAACAGAACAAGTCGCTGTTCCAGGCGCTGAAGCTCGAAAAGATGGGGATGGGGGTGATTCTCCTCCTGATAGTGATCGTCGCTGCTTTCAACATCGTGAGCACACTTACGATGGTAGTGACCGACAAGACGCGCGAGATCGGGATTCTGAAGGCGATGGGACTTCCATCCCGGTCGATCCGGCGGGTTTTTCTGGCGCAGGGGATCGTCATCGGAGGCGTAGGTACGCTGCTCGGTCTGATTATTGGCCTTTCCGGGGCAATTGCACTTGAGAAGTACAAGATCATTCCGCTCGATCCCGCCATTTATTTCATCGATCATCTGCCGGTCGCAATCCAGTCCGTCGATGTGGCCTGGATAGTTCTTGCCAGCGTGTTGACAGCGGCTGCGGCCACGCTTTATCCGGCTATACAGGCATCACGGTTGTACCCTATCGACGCGATCCGTCACGAGTGA